A region from the Vicia villosa cultivar HV-30 ecotype Madison, WI linkage group LG3, Vvil1.0, whole genome shotgun sequence genome encodes:
- the LOC131593591 gene encoding cytochrome P450 81F1-like: MKDSSSSSSCFTDSSSFSVPNTFIGIVLLNSKIRSSSSCNNNTLLFTRSQLLRDFAAREFNAFLWIFLLVITFLLLRRLFNVFALLYKARTVPGPPASSFFGHSKLLSKENFTDVLSKSHEKYGPIVKLWLGPTKLLVSVKDPVLIQEMLVKAEDKLPFTGKAFHLAFGQSSLFSPSYEKVQKRRELLATELNERLMKTADLNPLKVAEFIIDRIENIRVRGNISCGLVSQHMAFTLMAATFFGDGFLTWPKAAIYEELLMMIAKDACFWASYNVTPFWKRGFWRYRRACKKLRCLSEDILDCRKSCESLDHIDQNVLTKSAKDQQNSKEESYGNIMRMMLHGSQTTAALIAYVLTNLIKHLEIQDKVYSEISMVGRNPSKYEHEDVYRMHLLLATIYESARLLPTGPMLQRCSMKQDLKFATGVTVPAGAVLVVPVQLVQKDDFNWGKDASDFNPYRFLSNVTKGSGSEEQLDYGISSIVLNDPRENAAFLPFGSGTRSCVGKKFVIQVVATLLASLLKKYEIRFNSGSNGDDSEPLKNLHLLHHPNSQILFVRRDQ; this comes from the exons atgaaggactcatcatcatcatcatcatgtttcactgattcatcttctttttctgttCCAAACACTTTTATAGGAATTGTTCTTCTGAACTCCAAGATcagatcttcatcttcttgtaACAACAACACTCTTCTCTTTACTCGTTCTCAGCTTCTCAGAGACTTTGCAGCAAGAGAGTTCAATGCTTTTCTATGGATTTTTCTTCTTGTTATCACTTTTCTTTTGCTTAGAAGACTCTTCAATGTTTTTGCTTTGTTGTATAAAGCTAGAACTGTACCTGGACCTCCCGCTTCATCGTTTTTTGGACACTCCAAGCTTCTTTCCAAAGAAAATTTCACTG ATGTGTTATCGAAATCCCACGAGAAGTATGGACCAATTGTTAAGCTGTGGTTAGGTCCTACTAAGCTTCTAGTATCAGTTAAAGATCCAGTGCTAATTCAAGAGATGCTCGTAAAAGCCGAGGATAAGTTGCCTTTTACTGGAAAAGCATTTCATTTAGCCTTTGGCCAATCAAGCCTTTTTTCCCCTTCCTACGAAAAG GTTCAAAAGAGAAGGGAGTTATTAGCAACAGAATTGAACGAAAGATTGATGAAAACGGCTGATCTGAATCCTCTGAAGGTTGCAGAGTTTATCATAGATCGAATAGAAAACATCAGAGTCAGAGGAAACATTAGTTGTGGATTGGTTTCTCAGCATATGGCTTTCACATTAATGGCAGCCACGTTCTTTGGAGACGGTTTCTTGACATGGCCGAAGGCTGCAATATATGAAGAACTGCTTATGATGATTGCTAAAGATGCTTGTTTTTGGGCTTCCTATAATGTTACTCCGTTTTGGAAACGAGGATTTTGGAGGTATCGACGCGCATGTAAAAAGTTAAGATGCTTAAGTGAAGACATTCTTGATTGCAGAAAGAGTTGCGAGAGTTTAGACCATATCGATCAAAATGTATTGACTAAATCAGCAAAAGATCAGCAAAATTCTAAGGAAGAATCTTACGGTAACATCATGCGTATGATGCTTCATGGATCTCAAACTACAGCGGCTTTAATCGCCTATGTATTGACTAATCTTATCAAGCATCTGGAAATACAGGATAAG GTTTATTCGGAGATTAGCATGGTTGGGAGAAACCCTTCAAAATATGAGCATGAAGATGTTTATAGGATGCATTTGCTATTGGCTACAATTTATGAATCTGCACGTCTTCTCCCTACTGGTCCCATGCTTCAGAGGTGTTCTATGAAACAAG ACTTGAAATTTGCAACTGGTGTAACCGTACCTGCTGGAGCTGTACTCGTTGTTCCGGTTCAATTAGTACAGAAGGACGACTTCAATTGGGGGAAAGACGCAAGTGATTTTAATCCGTACCGGTTTCTGTCAAACGTTACCAAAGGATCAG GTTCTGAAGAACAACTTGATTATGGAATCAGCTCAATTGTACTAAACGATCCACGTGAAAATGCAGCGTTTCTTCCTTTTGGATCCGGTACACGTTCTTGCGTTGGGAAGAAATTTGTTATCCAAGTTGTTGCCACATTGTTGGCATCACTACTCAAGAAATATGAG ATAAGGTTCAACTCGGGCTCAAACGGCGACGACTCAGAACCATTGAAAAATCTTCATCTTCTGCATCATCCTAATTCACAAATACTGTTTGTGAGAAGGGACCAGTGA
- the LOC131593588 gene encoding disease resistance protein RPM1-like, producing MAETAVLFALQELGQFVIKESCKYAVEERSSVAGIERDFNDIKDELETIHAFLKDADKKAADDGGGGGGRGGGEGSYGVKTWVKQVREASFRIEDVIDYYNMFLAQRASVSIFRSALQMIPGLNTTMNPDHLIVSEIQDIKLLLGRIKERSTRFEFRSDNEAGSHRGTKAPRIGDPRMAPYFIEETQVVGFESARDELLRCLLEENNELMLVSAVGMGGLGKTTLAKHVFDNPLVKRNFDCRSFITVSQTYTIRELLTEMIKKFCKDSNEPIPRGLQKMDDETLINQVRQYLESKRYLVLFDDVWKDNFSDEIEHALISNNKGSRIIVTTRKMHVAEYFRKSFPVHVHELQPLPTNKAWELFCNKAFRGECPTELEEMSREIVQKCGGLPLAIVAIGGLLSTKAKTVFEWMKVSRNLRMELDRNVHLTSLVKILSLSYDDLPYHLKSCMLYFGIYPEDYIINRKRLTRQWMAEGFVRHEEGRTLEEAAEECLTELIQRSLVNVTKLGFDGKVKSCQVHDLLREVIIRKMKDLSFCHLCHKDDEQVTLGITRRFSIAAISNNDLTNTCNSGIRAIFVFDKGESPKQLMDGLSAKFKLLKVLDFESSMLNSIPDNLGNLFHLRYLNLSHTKVTVLPKSIGMLVNLETLDLRQTPVHELPKEINKLTKLRLLPAYYRKYEGHYAMLNFTIGVKMQKGIGSLKSLQKLYFLEADHGGNDLIQELKSLKQLRKLGIKHVRGEYGSALCEAIQEMDDLESLNIGAIARDEILDLDLASAPTYLRVLNLKCKLTKLPKWIPNLKYLVKLRLGLSNFVDDPLDSLKNLPNLLRLNLWDDAFSGERLHFQKGGFHKLKELDLTRLSKLSSVSIDEEALLCLEHFRFNNNPQLKVVPQDLQHLKNLQFLGFADMPVELVDSIDLEKDGPSHWIINHIPLVLIRQKVGEKFHDYELRPIPTQLNT from the coding sequence ATGGCAGAAACTGCAGTGTTATTTGCTTTGCAAGAACTAGGCCAATTTGTAATAAAAGAGAGTTGCAAATATGCAGTAGAAGAAAGAAGTTCGGTAGCAGGGATTGAAAGAGACTTCAATGACATCAAAGATGAACTTGAGACCATCCATGCTTTCCTCAAGGATGCAGACAAAAAGGCGGCCGATGAcggtggaggaggaggaggaagaggaggaggagAGGGATCGTATGGAGTCAAAACTTGGGTGAAGCAGGTGCGAGAAGCGTCTTTTCGCATAGAAGATGTCATTGATTACTACAACATGTTTTTGGCACAGAGGGCCAGTGTTTCTATATTCAGATCTGCACTCCAAATGATTCCGGGTTTGAATACAACCATGAATCCAGATCATCTGATTGTTTCTGAGATTCAAGACATCAAGTTATTGCTTGGTAGAATCAAAGAAAGAAGTACGAGGTTTGAGTTTCGGTCTGACAATGAAGCGGGAAGCCATAGAGGGACTAAAGCTCCTAGAATTGGTGACCCTCGAATGGCTCCGTATTTCATTGAAGAGACTCAAGTTGTAGGATTTGAGTCCGCGCGAGATGAATTGCTCAGATGCTTACTGGAGGAAAACAATGAGCTCATGTTGGTTTCTGCGGTTGGCATGGGAGGACTCGGGAAAACTACTCTCGCGAAGCATGTTTTTGATAACCCGCTAGTGAAAAGGAACTTCGATTGTAGATCTTTCATCACGGTTTCTCAAACGTACACTATCAGAGAGCTGTTGACGGAAATGATAAAGAAGTTTTGCAAGGACAGCAATGAGCCGATTCCAAGGGGTCTGCAGAAGATGGACGACGAAACGTTGATTAATCAAGTGAGACAATACCTTGAGTCGAAAAGGTACTTGgttttatttgatgatgtttggAAAGATAATTTTTCTGATGAGATTGAGCATGCCTTGATTAGTAACAACAAAGGAAGTAGAATCATTGTGACAACTAGAAAGATGCATGTAGCTGAATATTTTAGGAAATCTTTTCCTGTTCATGTTCATGAGCTACAACCTTTGCCTACAAACAAAGCATGGGAGCTGTTTTGCAACAAGGCGTTTAGAGGGGAGTGTCCAACAGAACTTGAGGAGATGTCCAGAGAAATCGTTCAGAAATGCGGAGGGCTACCACTAGCAATTGTGGCGATCGGTGGCCTTTTGTCAACAAAAGCTAAAACCGTGTTCGAGTGGATGAAGGTGAGTCGAAATCTGAGAATGGAGTTAGATCGCAATGTGCATCTGACTAGTCTAGTGAAGATTTTATCGCTTAGTTATGACGACTTGCCTTACCATTTGAAATCGTGTATGTTATACTTCGGTATATATCCTGAGGACTACATAATCAATAGGAAGAGACTTACGAGACAATGGATGGCCGAAGGGTTTGTTAGGCATGAGGAGGGAAGAACTTTGGAGGAAGCTGCTGAAGAGTGCCTGACAGAGTTGATACAAAGAAGTTTGGTTAATGTTACCAAACTTGGTTTTGACGGAAAAGTCAAAAGTTGCCAAGTCCATGATTTGTTGCGCGAAGTGATCATTAGAAAAATGAAAGATTTAAGCTTCTGTCATTTATGCCATAAAGATGACGAACAAGTCACTCTTGGAATAACTAGACGCTTTTCTATAGCAGCTATCTCCAACAATGACTTGACAAACACTTGCAACTCTGGAATTCGCGCTATATTTGTTTTCGACAAAGGTGAATCTCCTAAGCAGCTCATGGATGGATTATCCGCCAAGTTCAAGCTATTGAAAGTGCTTGATTTCGAGAGTTCTATGTTGAATTCTATTCCTGACAACTTGGGGAATCTTTTCCATCTAAGGTACTTGAACTTGAGTCATACAAAAGTTACCGTTCTTCCCAAATCCATCGGTATGCTAGTCAACTTAGAAACCTTGGATCTAAGGCAAACTCCCGTACATGAGTTACCGAAAGAGATAAACAAGCTCACAAAGCTAAGGCTTCTTCCGGCTTATTATAGAAAATACGAAGGGCATTATGCTATGTTGAACTTTACAATAGGAGTGAAAATGCAAAAAGGTATCGGAAGCTTGAAATCTTTGCAAAAGCTTTACTTCCTGGAAGCGGATCATGGTGGAAACGACCTTATCCAAGAGCTCAAAAGTTTGAAACAGTTAAGAAAGTTAGGCATAAAGCATGTTCGGGGAGAATACGGAAGCGCATTATGTGAGGCAATACAAGAGATGGATGACCTTGAATCTCTGAATATAGGTGCTATAGCTAGGGATGAAATCCTTGACTTGGATCTTGCATCAGCTCCAACCTATCTTAGAGTGCTCAATTTGAAATGCAAGCTAACAAAGTTGCCTAAATGGATTCCAAATCTCAAGTATCTTGTGAAGTTAAGACTTGGTTTATCTAACTTCGTAGACGATCCACTAGACTCTTTGAAGAATTTGCCGAATTTGTTGAGGCTGAATTTGTGGGATGATGCGTTTTCTGGCGAAAGATTGCATTTTCAGAAAGGAGGGTTTCATAAGCTGAAGGAGTTGGATCTGACTAGATTAAGCAAACTAAGTTCAGTATCTATAGACGAAGAAGCTTTACTTTGTCTCGAACACTTCAGATTCAATAACAATCCTCAATTGAAGGTGGTACCGCAAGACCTTCAGcacttgaaaaaccttcaatTCCTTGGATTTGCTGATATGCCGGTTGAATTAGTCGATAGCATTGATCTAGAGAAAGATGGACCAAGCCACTGGATTATCAATCATATTCCGCTTGTACTAATTCGTCAGAAAGTAGGAGAAAAATTTCATGACTATGAGTTGCGCCCGATTCCTACTCAACTCAATACCTAA